From a single Rutidosis leptorrhynchoides isolate AG116_Rl617_1_P2 chromosome 5, CSIRO_AGI_Rlap_v1, whole genome shotgun sequence genomic region:
- the LOC139846526 gene encoding 3-oxoacyl-[acyl-carrier-protein] reductase 4-like, whose amino-acid sequence MASTAFAGSATVAFKSTGIANKSGLTAVDRKLSSVQFNRTFDYSIWQSKLSFSSSGVKAGMATIEQASVEPTPKVEAPVVIVTGASRGIGKAIALAMGKAGCKVLVNYARSSKEAEEVCKEIEALGGQALTFGGDVSKEEDVASMIKTAVDAWGTVDVLVNNAGITRDGLLMRMKLSQWQEVIALNLTGVFLCTQAATKIMMKKRKGRVINIASIVGVVGNVGQANYSAAKGGVISFTKTVAREYASRGITVNAVAPGFIASDMTATLGDEIEKKILQTIPLGRYGQPEEVAGLVEFLALNPASKYMTGQVLNIDGGMVM is encoded by the exons ATGGCGTCTACTGCTTTCGCTGGATCCGCCACCGTTGCTTTCAAATCCACCGGAATCGCAAACAAATCTGGACTCACCGCCGTCGATCGGAAACTGTCTTCAGTTCAGTTCAATCGGACCTTCGATTATTCGATATGGCAATCTAAACTCTCATTTTCTTCATCTG GTGTAAAAGCAGGCATGGCTACTATTGAACAAGCTAGTGTTGAACCAACACCGAAGGTGGAAGCTCCTGTTGTTATCGTGACTGGAGCCTCCAGAGGCATTGGCAAGGCAATTGCACTGGCTATGGGCAAAGCTGGTTGTAAG GTATTGGTTAATTATGCAAGGTCATCTAAGGAGGCCGAAGAAGTTTGTAAAGAG ATTGAGGCTTTGGGTGGCCAAGCACTTACATTTGGGGGAGATGTTTCGAAAGAAGAGGATGTTGCATCTATGATCAAAACT GCAGTTGATGCATGGGGGACGGTTGATGTGTTGGTGAACAATGCAG GGATTACGAGGGATGGTTTGTTGATGAGAATGAAGCTATCTCAATGGCAGGAGGTTATTGCTTTGAATCTCACTGGTGTATTTTTATGCACGCAG GCAGCTACCAAAATTATGATGAAGAAGAGAAAG GGAAGAGTCATCAACATCGCATCTATTGTTGGCGTGGTTGGTAATGTTGGGCAAGCTAACTACTCTGCTGCAAAAGGTGGAGTAATATCCTTCACTAAAACTGTCGCAAGGGAATACGCAAGCAGAGGCATAACT GTTAACGCAGTTGCCCCTGGATTTATTGCGTCGGATATGACTGCTACGCTTGGAGATGAAATTGAGAAAAAGATCTTGCAGACAATCCCCTTGG GAAGGTATGGTCAGCCTGAAGAAGTTGCTGGCCTGGTTGAATTCCTGGCACTCAATCCTGCATCGAAATACATGACTGGACAG GTACTTAACATTGATGGAGGAATGGTGATGTGA